The following coding sequences are from one Aethina tumida isolate Nest 87 chromosome 2, icAetTumi1.1, whole genome shotgun sequence window:
- the LOC109605902 gene encoding glutathione S-transferase 1-like, translating to MVVPKLYMIPASYPVRSVLMVAKALDVQLELIEVDLLNKEHLKSDFLKLNPLHTVPTLVDDGLVVCDSNCIAMYLADKYGKDDSLYPRDLNKRTMVNQRLIYNVGTLFTKAAAISRGVILEGMRDIPTDYVENVHTALGYLETFLTGSEFVANNQLSIADICLLAPVTSIEAFFPITSEKYPNITDWMRRLQKEDFYSENIDGLEKFKYLFKKTLSGELLLM from the exons ATGGTGGTTCCCAAGTTATATATGATCCCGGCCAGTTATCCGGTTCGATCAGTATTGATGGTGGCAAAAGCACTTGATGTACAGTTGGAATTAATTGAAGTTGATTTGCTCAATAAAGAACATCTGAAGTCCGattttttaaag CTGAACCCTTTGCATACTGTACCGACACTTGTCGATGATGGATTAGTTGTGTGTGACAGCAATTGTATTGCAATGTATTTGGCAGACAAATACGGCAAAGACGATAGTTTGTACCCAAGAGACTTAAATAAGCGAACCATGGTAAACCAAAGGTTGATTTATAATGTTGGCACTTTGTTCACAAAAGCTGCTGCTATATCA aggGGCGTCATTTTGGAAGGAATGAGAGACATACCGACCGATTATGTTGAAAATGTGCACACCGCCCTCGGTTATTTGGAAACATTCCTTACAGGATCGGAGTTTGTTGCTAACAATCAATTGTCCATAGCGGATATTTGCTTGTTGGCGCCGGTTACGTCAATTGAGGCCTTTTTCCCCATCACATCGGAAAAATATCCGAATATTACTGATTGGATGAGACGTCTGCAGAAAGAAGActtttattcagaaaatattgatGGGTTAGAAAAGTTTAAGTACCTTTTTAAGAAGACGTTGTCCGGAGAATTGTTGTTGATGTAG
- the LOC109606779 gene encoding glutathione S-transferase 1-like, whose amino-acid sequence MAPKLYMHPASYPVRAVLMVAKALDVNLDHVEVDLLNMEQYKPEFLKMNPLHTVPTFVDEDDFVVYDSNSIAMYLVDKYGKDDSLYPKDLKKRTVINQRLVYNVGTLFPSAVAISRGVIMEGMKEIPPEYIERVHTALGYLETFLTDSEFVANNELSIADICILSAVTSIQEFCEISAEKYPNITKWMKHLQELPFYSENVAGLEIFKNLFHNKLAGEI is encoded by the exons ATGGCTCCGAAATTATATATGCATCCCGCAAGTTACCCCGTTAGGGCTGTCCTGATGGTTGCTAAAGCATTGGACGTTAACTTGGATCATGTTGAGGTGGACTTGTTGAATATGGAGCAGTACAAACCTGAATTTTTAAAG atgaaTCCTTTGCACACTGTGCCAACCTTTGTTGATGAAGATGATTTCGTTGTCTATGACAGCAATTCTATTGCCATGTATTTGGTAGACAAATACGGAAAGGATGACAGCTTGTATCCTaaggatttaaaaaaaaggacTGTTATAAACCAAAGATTGGTTTATAATGTGGGCACATTGTTTCCAAGTGCAGTAGCAATATCT agaGGCGTCATTATGGAGGGAATGAAAGAAATTCCTCCCGAATACATTGAAAGAGTTCACACTGCTCTTGGATATTTGGAGACGTTTTTAACAGATTCAGAGTTTGTTGCCAATAATGAACTATCTATAGCTGATATCTGTATTTTATCGGCAGTTACATCGATACAAGAATTTTGTGAAATATCTGCCGAAAAATATCCCAACATTACTAAATGGATGAAACATTTACAAGAGTTACcattttattctgaaaatgtGGCTGGCTtggagatatttaaaaatctgtttcATAACAAATTGGCTGGAGAAATATAA
- the LOC109606777 gene encoding glutathione S-transferase 1 yields MAPTLYYADLSPAVRGTLLAIKALGIDVNLEPVNLMAGEHMQPNFLKMNPLHTVPTLKDGDFAIWDSHAINAYLSTKYGENDKLYPTDPEKRAVIDQRLHFDSGILFPRVGAIVVSLLRGGAKTICKDKADLLTQGYMSLETLLEGSTYVAGDELTLADLSIIATISSANVLVPIASNRFPKITEWMSRMQQLPYYHEANQVGLDKFTGMIRSKLA; encoded by the exons ATGGCGCCCACTTTGTATTATGCGGACCTCAGCCCTGCCGTTAGAGGAACCCTGCTCGCCATCAAAGCTTTGGGGATAGATGTTAATTTGGAACCAGTCAATTTAATGGCAGGAGAACACATGCAACCGAATTTCTTAAAG ATGAACCCACTACACACAGTACCTACTCTGAAAGATGGTGATTTTGCCATTTGGGACAGTCACGCCATAAACGCTTATCTTTCAACAAAGTACGGAGAAAATGACAAACTTTACCCCACTGATCCAGAAAAACGGGCTGTCATCGATCAAAGACTGCACTTCGACTCTGGAATTTTGTTCCCCAGAGTTGGTGCTATTgtg gTGTCTCTACTTCGTGGTGGTGCGAAGACCATCTGTAAAGACAAAGCTGATCTCCTGACCCAAGGATACATGTCCCTAGAAACCCTGTTGGAAGGTAGCACCTACGTGGCAGGTGACGAACTCACGTTGGCAGATCTGAGCATTATCGCCACAATTTCCAGTGCTAATGTGTTAGTTCCGATTGCCTCCAATCGCTTCCCGAAAATTACCGAATGGATGAGCAGAATGCAACAGTTACCTTACTACCATGAGGCCAACCAAGTTGGCCTGGATAAATTTACTGGGATGATCAGGAGCAAACTGGCTTAA